One window of Streptomyces sp. NBC_00273 genomic DNA carries:
- a CDS encoding alpha/beta fold hydrolase: MNEKPWPSIGAATSFAAMRELITDDYRTLAVEEWGDPTGIPVVYLHGTPMSRLARYPNDSLFHELGVRLITYDRPGFGGSTRNPGRRVIDAAADVAAITAALGLHRLAVFGVSGGGPHAMAFAARYPERVTRLGALASPAPRDAAGLDWTAGMSEGNRRSAAVALAGRQAVAEHLANLGTAGFPTLPEIEQAVVSRPEISAMMGPAFAEAVRPGLDGWADDVTAIFGTEWGFNPADITVPTRMWHGGLDTLVPPAHGEWLAARMPTATLIRQADAGHGGHFDATPAMLAWLISDINDEAHAPGS, encoded by the coding sequence GTGAATGAAAAGCCTTGGCCGTCGATCGGGGCCGCGACTAGTTTTGCCGCCATGCGCGAGTTAATCACGGACGACTATCGGACGTTGGCGGTGGAGGAATGGGGGGACCCCACTGGGATACCGGTGGTCTACCTGCACGGCACCCCGATGAGCCGACTGGCCCGATACCCGAACGATTCCCTGTTCCACGAGCTCGGTGTTCGGCTGATCACCTATGACCGGCCCGGGTTCGGGGGCTCCACGCGGAACCCAGGGCGTCGGGTCATCGATGCCGCCGCTGATGTCGCCGCCATCACCGCCGCACTCGGCCTGCACCGCCTCGCGGTGTTCGGGGTGTCCGGGGGCGGCCCGCATGCCATGGCTTTCGCGGCCCGGTATCCCGAAAGAGTGACCCGGCTGGGGGCGCTGGCGAGCCCGGCGCCGCGTGACGCGGCTGGGCTGGACTGGACCGCCGGCATGAGCGAGGGAAACCGCCGCAGCGCCGCTGTGGCGCTGGCCGGAAGGCAGGCCGTCGCGGAACACCTGGCAAATCTCGGAACGGCCGGTTTCCCGACGCTGCCGGAGATCGAACAGGCGGTCGTTTCGCGGCCGGAGATCAGCGCGATGATGGGCCCGGCGTTCGCCGAAGCGGTCCGACCGGGGCTGGACGGCTGGGCGGACGACGTCACCGCCATCTTCGGCACGGAATGGGGGTTCAACCCGGCAGACATCACAGTTCCGACGCGGATGTGGCACGGTGGCCTCGACACTCTGGTGCCCCCTGCGCACGGCGAGTGGCTCGCTGCACGCATGCCGACCGCGACGCTGATCAGGCAAGCCGATGCCGGGCACGGCGGCCACTTCGACGCCACCCCCGCGATGCTCGCCTGGCTGATCAGCGACATCAACGACGAAGCCCACGCCCCCGGAAGCTGA